From Pelodiscus sinensis isolate JC-2024 unplaced genomic scaffold, ASM4963464v1 ctg71, whole genome shotgun sequence:
aactcttctgccaAAGACTTGtggtgcaaaaaccctgcagtgtagacaaagccgtaGGGTGTCTAAATATCTCTGAAAAACTGGCCTTTGCTCTGCATGGGTGGTGTCCCCTCTGCCAATGGGGATCAGGGCACAGCTCACTGAGGGGCTAGAGGAGACCTCGGTTACAGGTCGGAGGCGCTCAGATCCTAGGCTGCGGAGCAACCAAAGTACCATGGCGAGAGGGGAACGGCTAGACCTGCCCTCGGGTGTGACCCCCACTTTTCACCCTTCTCCCCAGATCTCCCCCGTTTCCGACTGTAGCCTGGGAGCCCAGGGCTCTATTGCTTCGGCAGCCCCGCGCCGCCGCGTTCAACTTCCAGAGACTCCGTCTCTCCGCAGCACCGAGCCCGCCCGCGCCAGGccccctggcagtgcccactgGGCTCGGCCCACGCGTGACCGCCCCGCCCATCACCCAGCTCCCCGCGCCAATCAGCGCGCTGCGGGGGCTCTGATTGGTGGCCAGGCGCCCAATGGCCGTGGGGCGCGGCGTATGAAAGCGGGGCCGGCCAGGCGCCCACGCGGGGCCGAGCGCTGCATGGAGGAGCCGCAGTCCCCGCCCGGGAGCCCGGAGCCGGCCGGGCGGCCGCTGAGCCCGGCGCGGGGGGAGGCGCTGGAGCCCGGCCCGCGCCCCAAGCTGCCGGGGCTGTTCCCGGACCTGCTGCGCCACGTGagcctggcgctgggctgcggccCGCCCGAGAGCCCGCTCTTCCGCAGCTTCTTCGCCGAGGAGTGCCGGGCCATCGCCCGCCAGCTGCAGCCGCCCGGCCCCGAGCTCGCCGCCGAGCCGCTGCCCTGGGACGCCCCGGGCTCgccgccccccagcccgggcccGCCACGGGAGGACGCGGGGCCCGggcgctgggccgggctggcgctCAACGCGCTCAACCTGACCGTGGAGCTGCAGGGCTCCGGCGCGTCCCTGCGGCAGCTCACCTTCGAGATCTCGGCAGCCGCTGCGCTCGGCTCCACCGTCACCCTGTCCGCGGGCCGGGCCGACGAGAGCGCCGTGTCCCTGGGCTCCGGCTCCTTCGCCACCTCCACGCCGCTGCCGGGGCCCGCCCGCTTCCACTTCGCGGCGGGCAGCCCCTTGGGAGAGCGCTTGGCGCAGAAGGCCCCGCAGCGCCCCGCCGCGGCGTCCCAGTGCGGGAGCCCGCCCGCGGAGCCCCGTGGCCCAGGCCCCTGCGCCCGCACGCCGGGCCCAGCTGCCGGCAGATCGCTGCTCCTGGCCGCCTCGGGACCGCGCAGagccgctcagctgagcggcacCGTGGCCGGGCAGGGGAAAGCATCAAGGCTGCCTCGGGGGAGCTCCCGCCCCAGCCTGCAGAGAGCAGCGGCCCCTGGAGACCCGCAGCGGCGGTCCCATGCGGAGACCCAGCCTGCTGCCTCAGTACGTGCGGGGTACAGGGGCCTGGGCCTTCCGGCTGGGCGGGCTGTTCCTGGCAAAGAAGGGACCAGAGGGGAGTTGAGTTGccggtggggggagcgggggtgtAACGGTTTAAACCCTAAGTGATGGGCATGACCCTAGcgcctccagccctgctcctggggagccagctgctgcccccactGCCGTCTATCAGGCCTGGCCGTGTCCGAGGCTGCAGGGCAGCTCCCCTGGGGTGGGCCCAGTAGGACAGAGCGGCTGCCCCCAcgctatgaagctgtgctgcagagCTGGGCGTGTAGCCGCTAACCCTTTCAGCTGCAGGTTAGTTGTGGCTCCGGCTGCGCTATTGCAGCCCTGCTGTCTCCACAGCAAAAGCGGCACTGACGTGGGTGTGAAGGGATGGGATGGATGGCCGGCCTGCAGCAATTGTGACTGTGCTGCTTAGGCCGGCCTGGCCTGGCTTGGCTTTGAACTGCAGGGCATTGTGCTGGAGCGAGGCGCTGGCGAGAGAGCCTGAGGCTGGCAAAGCTGGGTGGATGCCAAGACTGGGGCTCTGGGCCTCTCAAGCTGGccttgctgaggggagcctgggcaGTGGCTTGCGGTCGATGGGATTAGTTGGCAGCaccactctgcagagccacagcagggggcgctccaggagccggctggagctgggactgagccgtgCCGGCTCCGGGAGGCGCCCGCGCTGTGACGCTGCGTTTTAAATGTAAGAGCCACCGTGCCCTTGTTACATGtcaaatgcagaggcgcagcgtcCCGGACCAGcgcgagcagggactgcttgtTCCTGGCTTGCACGGAGTCCAGCAggccctgtgccagccctggctgctgtgaacaggggccgggtgggggcagcagcccctgtctgtggtggggactcagctccctgctgggacccccgcAGATGGAGGCGGCaaggggggagagagcaggcagcaccacggagacggtgctgtggggaaccagcttttaagctgactccttCCGGCACCGCCTCCTGTTCCCCTCTCGTTGAGGTAGCAAGGAGGAGAGCCAGTAGCTGATATTCCCGGTGACTGCTCGCTAGCATCCCCACCTGggactggccagcaccaggttctGGGTGCCTGTCTGGAGATCTGGCTTATTGCTGCCCCGACGCTGAGATGGCTCCAGAAACGCCGTTCCAGAAGTCTCCTCCTGTGGGgacccactgactccaggctgcagagCGTTTGGGGCAGATGAGGCCACAGAAGGGTCCCCTGGGGCTGGACAGGCTCTGAATGGTAACAGGAAGGAGCAGGAGAgtcctggtcttcctccctcctggccacagggGCCTAACCTCGACTCCTCATccggctgcagctccctgccACTGGCACCGCGAAGCCGAGTGCTACAAAGCCACCTTGCGTTGGGaaatgcccctcagccctccggCCGCCTGCCAAGCTCCCAGGACTCAACAGCAGCTGCCTCTCGCTCCCGGGACTGCGAGTTTCTCCAGGTTCAGGGATGCTCAGCATGAGCaaaggggctggagtgcctggCATCAAGCCCCCAGCTCACCCAGGTGAGCAGACTCCACAGAAGGGGGCCCAGGGAGTGGCCAGGGAAGGCCAGCTGCTGTCTGTGGCGCTGCCCTGGCTGGACTCAGGCTGCGAAATCCTTGttctgctctctcctcccagggacTGGGCTCAGACTCCTGAAGCCcagacccagcagcctgcagccagtGAGCGCTCTTTCCACCGGGCAGCCcggagccagatccagccccctggccaaagaGACGGAAAGTAACTACCTGGGACCTGCTGCACGGGGAGCGCGGTTGTGCTTCAGGCAGGGAGCAgagttgtgggggtggaggggcctcGGTGCTCAGCTGGAGAGCAgcctgggctgggagcgggaggtGCCTGCTCTTGGCCTTCACAGCTCTCCTGACCCCTTGCTTCAGCCCGGGGGTGCTCTGAGCTGCCTGCGGCCTGGCCTGTTGAGGCCTCCCGCCCCTGCCGCGGAGCAGGTAGGCTGTGATTGCTCCGCTGGGCTGGAGGTTGGGAGTAAGGATgcaaaggactagtcaactaccccataaacatttgcttatcgggtactattttgactagtcgatatccccctttgctgcctctgagagaggcagcaagggggggaaggggtacttgGGGGCTGCCACTGTGAAGCCcccaggcagcatttcaaaggggcagccactgcggatcagctgtgcggcagctgccc
This genomic window contains:
- the LOC142825630 gene encoding uncharacterized protein LOC142825630 isoform X3; the protein is MEEPQSPPGSPEPAGRPLSPARGEALEPGPRPKLPGLFPDLLRHVSLALGCGPPESPLFRSFFAEECRAIARQLQPPGPELAAEPLPWDAPGSPPPSPGPPREDAGPGRWAGLALNALNLTVELQGSGASLRQLTFEISAAAALGSTVTLSAGRADESAVSLGSGSFATSTPLPGPARFHFAAGSPLGERLAQKAPQRPAAASQCGSPPAEPRGPGPCARTPGPAAGRSLLLAASGPRRAAQLSGTVAGQGKASRLPRGSSRPSLQRAAAPGDPQRRSHAETQPAASLPATGTAKPSATKPPCVGKCPSALRPPAKLPGLNSSCLSLPGLRVSPGSGMLSMSKGAGVPGIKPPAHPGGVTPSCHKLPVRRTSAAAMPAMAPHSRLRPPGRAAASSRRLPSPKRARLGKGGAAQPPTTGSAPAPGTSCHACALGSGDAAPSTQLPAMPSVKPIEGRSPPSSRGSAPWRLSSGQALARREGVRLSPVPKGSRGQAWRTLPAYNSLPSRDTAPGPKREPSARSKRRQLHCPQGN
- the LOC142825630 gene encoding uncharacterized protein LOC142825630 isoform X1; translation: MEEPQSPPGSPEPAGRPLSPARGEALEPGPRPKLPGLFPDLLRHVSLALGCGPPESPLFRSFFAEECRAIARQLQPPGPELAAEPLPWDAPGSPPPSPGPPREDAGPGRWAGLALNALNLTVELQGSGASLRQLTFEISAAAALGSTVTLSAGRADESAVSLGSGSFATSTPLPGPARFHFAAGSPLGERLAQKAPQRPAAASQCGSPPAEPRGPGPCARTPGPAAGRSLLLAASGPRRAAQLSGTVAGQGKASRLPRGSSRPSLQRAAAPGDPQRRSHAETQPAASLPATGTAKPSATKPPCVGKCPSALRPPAKLPGLNSSCLSLPGLRVSPGSGMLSMSKGAGVPGIKPPAHPGTGLRLLKPRPSSLQPVSALSTGQPGARSSPLAKETESGVTPSCHKLPVRRTSAAAMPAMAPHSRLRPPGRAAASSRRLPSPKRARLGKGGAAQPPTTGSAPAPGTSCHACALGSGDAAPSTQLPAMPSVKPIEGRSPPSSRGSAPWRLSSGQALARREGVRLSPVPKGSRGQAWRTLPAYNSLPSRDTAPGPKREPSARSKRRQLHCPQGN
- the LOC142825630 gene encoding uncharacterized protein LOC142825630 isoform X2 — its product is MEEPQSPPGSPEPAGRPLSPARGEALEPGPRPKLPGLFPDLLRHVSLALGCGPPESPLFRSFFAEECRAIARQLQPPGPELAAEPLPWDAPGSPPPSPGPPREDAGPGRWAGLALNALNLTVELQGSGASLRQLTFEISAAAALGSTVTLSAGRADESAVSLGSGSFATSTPLPGPARFHFAAGSPLGERLAQKAPQRPAAASQCGSPPAEPRGPGPCARTPGPAAGRSLLLAASGPRRAAQLSGTVAGQGKASRLPRGSSRPSLQRAAAPGDPQRRSHAETQPAASLPATGTAKPSATKPPCVGKCPSALRPPAKLPGLNSSCLSLPGLRVSPGSGMLSMSKGAGVPGIKPPAHPGTGLRLLKPRPSSLQPVSALSTGQPGARSSPLAKETESGVTPSCHKLPVRRTSAAAMPAMAPHSRLRPPGRAAASSRRLPSPKRARLGKGGAAQPPTTGSAPAPGTSCHACALGSGDAAPSTQLPDALLSRELQSVQSELQRVKSELAARDAQCEAYRRTISSQQQRICSLEAQLRAGSRSEGGGATQPGAEGESWPGVEDPACLQ